The following is a genomic window from Halococcus sediminicola.
TCTGTGTCATTACGGTTGCTTCATATGGGTCTTCTTGTGAGTATTTGTGTACTGATCTATGGCACGAGCATGAACATCACGTTTTTTTTTTTTTTAATGATCCGGCGACCACCGAGATCTACACACTGCATATCGTCGGCAGCGTCAGATGTGTATAAGAGACAGATTTAAGGGGGTTACGAAACCCACAGATGCATGGCAACCGTAGCCGCTCCGACCTCTACCATCGAAGAGATACAGTTCGTCATCGATTCCGCCGGTTCACAGTATGCTGGCATGGCCGCAGGACTCATTCTTGGATTGCCTGTTGTCGCATTCCTCTCCGGAAGTTCGACGCTCCTGTTCTACGTCCACGTCGGCCTCGGTGCGTTCTGGTTCGGCCTCGATTTCTTCTTCCGGTACGTGATGGCACCGGCTCTCGAAAACGCTGGTCCCGATACGGCTACCTCGGTTATTCCGCATCTCACGCCGAAGATCATGGTCGTCGGCGAATCGCTGACCCTCGGCACGATTGGCTCGGGTATCACACTCGCGTACCGGCTCGGCTACTGGAGTAGCCCGTCAGTCTATCTCTGGGGAGCACTCGCCGTGGCGATAGTGATGATTCTCATCGCGTTCGGCCCACTTCACTCGCTCCAAACCGCGATGCTCGTCGAACTGGCTTCGTCTGCTCCCGACGGACAGCGAGTCGGTGAGTTGAACCGGCGAGCACTTCGCTGGCTCATGGGGATGACCGGTCTCATGCTCGTGGTCATCGCCATGATGACCGGCCTCCGAGGCTTCCTGCCAACCGTCGGATAGCCCATCGAGAGATAACTTGAGTGCGAAAATTACCGTTGGATGCGAGACGACTGTCCTGTTTCTGTTGGAATTGACCCCTGCAACGGGCATTACCCGATGTAGGAGCCGTCCATCTCACGGTCGATCTTGGTTCGCACGAATTCCTCGGAAATAACCTCATAGCGAATCGTTCCGTCTGCTTTTTCGCGCACGCACGCGGTACAGAACGTCAGTCGGCGCTTGGTCCCGTCTTCTAGAACGTACGTTTCACTCTCGCGGACAGCGGCCGCTCTCGAACCACAGTTCGGGCATGGCGCGAGTCTCTCCTCGACGTCACTCTCATCGCTCATTGGTGGTTTGTTCTCGACATCCGAGTGGAGGTTGTCAGGCTTCGGCAGCCACGTATTGGTCTTCCCACTCGCGGCGCGCCTCGATCTCGCGGCGGCCACGCTGAGTCACCTGATAATAGTTCGTTCGTTTATCGATCTGGCCTTTCTCAAGCAGGCCTTTGTCGACGAGTGTGTCGAGGTTCGGGTAGAGCCGCCCGTGGTGAATCTCACCCTCATAGTACTGGTCGAGTTCGCTTTTGAGCGCGAGGCCGTGCGGTTCATCCTTGCCGGCTGCTACGTACAGCAGATCGCGCTGGAAGCCAGTCAGATCGTACATATCTCAGAAATGGTTATTCAAAGACTAAAATATATCGATACCGAACAAGGTCTGCTACTCGGCCCGATTCAGAGATCGCGGGGCTGAACGGTCTTGCGGTCGTTGTCGTTTGCTCGTCGTGCAGCCTTTTCAAGCAAGTCCGCGACTTCGCTATCGAGTGCATCGTAGAAGTCCGCCGAGACGTTCTGGTCTGCGAGCTGGTCTTTGATTGCCGATTTGACGATCAGATCCGTCATACAATCGTATTCCCGTCGATTCGTACTTATACCCTTTCGAAGCACGGCGAAAGTGAACGAGAGCTTCATCAATAACGGCTCGCGGCTTGTCGTCGAGGCGGTCGAGTCGATCGTCTCACCGTGACAGGCACGAATGAAGCAATCGAGTGCTTCGGTCACCTCATTGAGGTTGCGACAGAGCTACGCCACCACCCTCACACCCCTATCGATTTGTTCTGTATCACAAGCCCCACCCAACGCACTCAAACTACTAACAGAGTGATATGATAACTCTATGCTGCCAACGATAGCAGACGCGGACGAGAATCTATGAACTCCTCTACTGATGCCTATGGAAACTCAGGAGGGAAAGAGACCTCTACTACCGAGAAACAGGTGAGAGTATAGCTATCCGTTTCATAATGAGGCCAATCAAAAGAGCTGAAAGCTGTGGCTTCAAAACAAATCGATAGGGGTGTGTCTTTCTAGATTGCTTACAGAATGTGGAAAGGAAAGGAAGGGAGAAATAATTGGTATGATATGAATTGTAGGACACTCATTTCTCTCCTTTAGCGAGTGCTAAAGGTGTGAGTAGGAAGAGATATCCGAGAGGGAAGCGAACGCTGCGTGGAACATTCTTTCTCGTGGTCTCGATCGCATAGGTGAATCATTCTGAACCCACACCTATGGAGACTGTACTTCCTGTGAATACAACTGTATCTACAAAACGTGTCGTAGAGGCAGGAAGCCACACGCTCTTAAGAAGCAAATAACGTCAGCCATGAGTGAGTAAGACACGATGGTTCACTCACAGTTAGGAGAGAACACCCTCCCCTTCGTTTGGACTGGAACAAATCGATAGAGGTGTGGGGGTGTTAGAGTTGACAACAGGAAGAACTCTACAAAACAAATCGTTAGGGGTTGCATTGGAAAGTACTGAATCACAGTGTCTCATAGCTGCTGAGGTCCACAACGACGGAAAACAAATCGACAGGGGAAATTTTTTAGTACGTTGGGTGAGGTTGAAGCAGCATGCCCTCAGAAAGCGACTCGAAAGAAGTTCCCGAGTCCGCTAGTTCTATCAAAGATCTCATTCTTGAACAAGAAGAAGCTGCAAATCTCATCAAGAACCGGTCCCTTCTCGAACCGAACGAGATCGTCGCTGAGGATCGAATCGTCGGGCGTGACACCCAACTCACCAATATCACCCAGCATCTTCGCGTTGCAATCAGTAACGAACGCCCTCCGAATCTATTTTTGTATGGTCCCTCCGGTACTGGCAAATCACTCATCATCAATGCCGTCTGTGAGAACATCCTCGAACTCTGTGAGAGTCGCGATATCCGTTTTGGCGTCATCCAAATGAATTGTCAAAACATCGGTACTCTCGGCTCTGCTCTCTATGAACTCGTCCGGAAGGTTGCAGAGGATATTGGAGTCCCTGTCGAGATCCCTGAACAGGGGATTCCGAACAAGAAAAAATGGCGGGAACTCTATCGTCTCATCAACGAACACTACGATACTGTCGTATTCATTCTTGACGAACTCGATATGCTCGTCGGTCGCCGGGATATGGACGAACCAGCTTTCTCTCGGCTTCTCTATCAGCTCTCTCGTGCAGGAAGTACCAATGACATCACCGCACGGGTATCAGTCACGGCAATTACCAACGATACGAAGATGATGGAAAACGTCGGTAGTCGCGCGCTCAGTTCGTTTACTCCTGAAGACGTCCATTTCAGCGACTACGACGCCAATCAACTTCGAGAAATTCTCTGGGCACGGCAGGATGCCTTCTACGAAAATGCACTTAGCGAGGACGTGGTTCCTTTAGCAGCAGCATTCGCTGCCCAAACCAACGGGGATGCACGGAAAGGAATTGATTTGCTGCGAACAGCAGGATCACTCGCCGAGCGCGCCGGTGCAAACCAAGTACAAGAACAGCACATTCGCAAAGCCCAAGATAAAGTCGAGAAAAATCGCGTGTTGGAGGTCACACGCGGTATTAGCACTCAAAAGAAACTCTGTCTGTTCGCAACTGCTGCCATTGCTCGCGAGGCGGGTACTGGGGCAGCGAAAAGTCCTCTGGGTTACCAGGTCTATCAGTACCTTACGGAGACTCTCAATGTCGACCAATACCACCAAGAAACGTATGTGAACAAAATGAAAGAGCTTACTACATACTCACTGGTCGAGACCGAGCGAAAAAGTCAGGGACCCCACTCGGGAAGCTACCTAGAGTTCACCTTTGGAGAGAATCCGGCGACGATCATCGAAACGCTGCGTGAAGATTCTCGATTGGACGACGCCCACGACGAGGAACTCCGCGCAGTAGTGAACGCCCAATTGAGATAGTCAGAAAAGGTGGTGATTCCCAGAGACAATCGCTAAGGTTTCCGCTTGACGACCGTATATACCTGCGTAGGAGAGAGTATTATTCCATCTGTTCTCTCCGACGATGCCGCTCTTCCGATACGACAGAACAAGTCGATAGAGGTGTGCCCGTCCCCTCATGGCATTCTTGCTCACAACAAATCGATAGAGGTGTGCCCGTGCTGCTATTCCCCCCCCCTTTTCGAGCGTCGAAGAGGTCCCGTCAAGACGGTCGTATACCTCAACGAGATGGCGATACTCCACTGTGTCATCATCCTGCTCGAGAACAACCTCGACGAATTGCTTAATCAGTTTGCCAACTACGATGTTCTCCACTGAGAGCGTCCTGCGAAGTACAGAGGAGACGTAGCTCTACCTACATGATGGCTATTTGACAAATCAATCACCTCGTTGAAGCGGGCTGTCACTACTCGCGGACCATCAACCGAACCCCGTAATTTTTCGTACACTGTAGCCAAGGAAAATCATGGACCTCGCTGAATACTATGATTTGACAATCATCAGCGCTCCGGCTGTTTCACCGGACGGCGAACGGGTGGCTTTCCTTGCGACTGAATATGGCGAAGACAACGATGATCGCCATACCTCTCTGTTCGTCGTCCCAACGGACGGTAGCGACGAACCGTATCGGTTGACCCGCATATCAGACGCAGGGAATCCCCAATGGAGTCCAACTGGCCGCTACCTCGCATTCACTGCCAGCCGGGACGAAGACACTGAGATTACTGTCGAATCTAACGAAACTGATGAACGCGACGAAACCACTGCTGACGATGACGATGGTGACGAACCGGCGTCGCAGGTCTGGATCTTCGATATGAAACGAGGCGGCGACGCCCGACAAGTGACCGACCGTGACCACGGTGTCAACGGCTTCGACTGGGGACCTGATGGTGACCGAATCGTTGTTGGGGCTCGCGACCCGACCGACGACGAGCAGGACTATCTCGATCGACTGGAGGAGACCGGTCCTCTCGAAATAGAGCGGCTCCAGCACAAACAAGACGGCCGTGGTTGGCTCGATACGGTCACTTCCTATCTCTTCGTCGTCGACGTAGAAAGCCGAAAAACGACCCGTATAGACAGTGCTAACGACCGTGGCTACGGCGGTTCGGATCCAGGGCTTCAACCCGCGTGGGGAGATGACTACATCGCGTTCGTAACGACTGACGAAGACAACCCCGACGACACAGCGGTTCGAGACGTATTCATCGTTCGAC
Proteins encoded in this region:
- a CDS encoding PadR family transcriptional regulator: MYDLTGFQRDLLYVAAGKDEPHGLALKSELDQYYEGEIHHGRLYPNLDTLVDKGLLEKGQIDKRTNYYQVTQRGRREIEARREWEDQYVAAEA
- a CDS encoding DUF1931 family protein yields the protein MTDLIVKSAIKDQLADQNVSADFYDALDSEVADLLEKAARRANDNDRKTVQPRDL
- a CDS encoding orc1/cdc6 family replication initiation protein translates to MPSESDSKEVPESASSIKDLILEQEEAANLIKNRSLLEPNEIVAEDRIVGRDTQLTNITQHLRVAISNERPPNLFLYGPSGTGKSLIINAVCENILELCESRDIRFGVIQMNCQNIGTLGSALYELVRKVAEDIGVPVEIPEQGIPNKKKWRELYRLINEHYDTVVFILDELDMLVGRRDMDEPAFSRLLYQLSRAGSTNDITARVSVTAITNDTKMMENVGSRALSSFTPEDVHFSDYDANQLREILWARQDAFYENALSEDVVPLAAAFAAQTNGDARKGIDLLRTAGSLAERAGANQVQEQHIRKAQDKVEKNRVLEVTRGISTQKKLCLFATAAIAREAGTGAAKSPLGYQVYQYLTETLNVDQYHQETYVNKMKELTTYSLVETERKSQGPHSGSYLEFTFGENPATIIETLREDSRLDDAHDEELRAVVNAQLR